The following proteins are co-located in the Synergistaceae bacterium genome:
- a CDS encoding thiamine pyrophosphate-binding protein, which yields MNSGRAALEMLRGYRVTDIFGLPGETTLSLYRAWKDYPDIHYHLCRDERSSVFMADAYAKSSGKVGVCEGPSVGCTHMIPGVTEAFQSCVPLICITSDIPLKFGTNNMLTGCDQTALFKSITKDSYTVNRPEELPHLFRRAFRTATTGRPGPVHIRIPSDIFDSEVPDSEVYAQPRYATFPGCRSTAAQEDIAMAADLIAKAECPVMICGQGVVHSGAWREVQSISEKQNMPMGSSINAKGAIPENHPLSLGVIGARGGRKWGNDIIMDADLVLFVGSSTDSASTDSWSIPNPKSGQVFIQIDTSERELGNNYNALPLFGDARETLRGLISALDNKKTPCRKDWVARVARERAVHEKKLQALMTMEGDNIHPLSLVRTIEKIVPDNAFFAVDPGTSAVYSAGFMRLEKAGRRTAYNFSMGALGYAIPAAIGARFGVSQNTPVIGLVGDGSFGFCAGELETAARLGLKIIYILFNNQTFGWIRGTEYVQTGEKLTPWYSQFTDFSNVDYVKFAESLGFKGFRADKLSDFKRIFTKCLAEDSPCLIDVPVTPEDRQIPPVPGWTGSGTADPDEMIY from the coding sequence ATGAATTCAGGCAGAGCAGCATTGGAAATGCTGAGGGGATATCGAGTTACAGACATCTTTGGCCTCCCAGGCGAGACAACTTTGAGTCTCTACCGTGCCTGGAAGGATTATCCTGATATACATTACCACCTTTGCCGTGATGAGCGCAGCTCAGTTTTTATGGCTGATGCCTATGCAAAATCATCCGGAAAGGTGGGGGTGTGCGAGGGACCGAGCGTAGGGTGCACACACATGATACCTGGCGTCACAGAAGCATTCCAGTCATGTGTGCCGCTTATCTGTATAACTTCGGATATACCGCTCAAATTCGGCACGAACAATATGCTGACCGGCTGCGACCAGACAGCACTCTTCAAGAGTATCACAAAGGACAGTTATACTGTAAACAGACCTGAGGAGCTTCCGCATCTCTTCCGCCGTGCCTTTAGAACTGCGACTACAGGCAGGCCGGGGCCTGTTCATATCAGGATACCGAGCGACATATTCGACAGCGAGGTACCAGACAGCGAGGTTTACGCACAGCCGCGTTATGCAACCTTTCCCGGCTGTCGGAGCACCGCGGCGCAGGAGGATATTGCCATGGCGGCAGATCTCATCGCCAAGGCAGAATGTCCTGTCATGATATGCGGACAGGGGGTCGTGCATTCAGGCGCCTGGCGCGAGGTACAATCCATATCAGAAAAACAGAATATGCCAATGGGCAGCAGCATCAATGCAAAGGGGGCAATTCCAGAAAACCATCCTCTGTCGCTCGGCGTGATCGGAGCACGCGGCGGACGAAAATGGGGAAACGATATCATAATGGACGCAGATCTCGTCCTCTTTGTCGGCTCAAGTACGGATTCTGCATCCACGGACAGCTGGAGTATCCCAAACCCCAAATCAGGCCAGGTTTTCATCCAGATAGACACGTCCGAGCGCGAGCTTGGCAATAATTACAATGCGCTGCCCCTTTTCGGCGATGCCCGCGAAACGCTGAGGGGCCTTATCTCCGCTCTTGATAATAAAAAAACTCCGTGCCGCAAAGACTGGGTGGCACGTGTCGCAAGAGAAAGAGCCGTACATGAGAAAAAGCTCCAGGCGCTTATGACCATGGAGGGGGATAACATCCACCCGCTCTCACTGGTTCGGACTATAGAAAAGATCGTTCCGGACAATGCATTTTTTGCCGTAGACCCGGGAACCTCGGCGGTTTATTCAGCAGGCTTCATGCGCCTTGAAAAAGCGGGGCGGCGCACCGCCTATAATTTTTCAATGGGCGCGCTGGGGTATGCGATACCTGCTGCAATCGGGGCAAGATTCGGGGTATCACAGAACACGCCGGTAATAGGCCTGGTCGGCGATGGGAGTTTCGGATTCTGTGCCGGGGAACTTGAGACAGCGGCGCGTCTGGGGCTCAAAATCATTTATATCCTCTTCAACAACCAGACATTCGGCTGGATAAGGGGAACTGAGTATGTCCAGACAGGAGAGAAACTTACGCCATGGTATTCTCAGTTTACCGACTTTTCCAATGTTGATTACGTTAAATTTGCAGAATCTTTGGGGTTCAAGGGATTCCGCGCTGATAAACTCTCCGATTTTAAGAGGATCTTTACTAAGTGCCTCGCAGAAGACAGCCCATGTCTCATCGACGTTCCCGTCACTCCTGAAGACAGGCAGATCCCTCCGGTCCCAGGCTGGACAGGATCTGGAACAGCGGATCCAGATGAGATGATTTATTAA
- a CDS encoding FCD domain-containing protein, with amino-acid sequence MYNTEHRKIFEAIEQRDADMAKLTMRRHLDNLMQSVEKTE; translated from the coding sequence ATCTATAACACCGAGCACAGAAAAATTTTTGAGGCAATAGAACAGAGGGATGCCGATATGGCCAAACTTACTATGCGCCGCCATCTTGATAATCTTATGCAGAGTGTTGAAAAAACAGAATAA
- a CDS encoding FAD-dependent oxidoreductase has protein sequence MRKKFVAAIFIISLFVLSPVGGQAIAEEAEPYDIVVVGAGTGGCAAAIQAARMGMSVALVEQSDWVGGQMTGAAVSTMDDKTMTRTGIYLEFINRVRDFYSAWGKNVNVCYWGSDTIAFEPWVGQKILLEMLGETGHVKVILKAKLLSVKKSGNKVVSAVFDADGKNIRLNAKIFIDATECGDFIPMTGARYRAGNSVSPKIDKEGIIQDITYTAVIKRYPGGLPPELKVSVPPPGYTEYLFKFRAIIRKDGNTWPGEYPFDVPTHNAYRAMPDLASRAVIDGGDPTTWPLVTKTAINWANDYPGKDSGVPGLSVEFLESRNYRLYSERMAMAKTLAFIYYMQHELGMSDWSVDDRQGYGGWFSNNWQEWKEMPERYAPILKHFPPFPYVRESRRIIGITTMTVDDIRKDPILKRTVKNIPDSVALGEYPIDIHGNHDTKYLDKDLGETAEKIPNDGQGEGGLFQIPFGVLIPEKVNGLLAAEKNISVSRVVNGTTRLQPVTMLTGQAAGVIAALAVQQKVQPRALRPLDVQSELLRAKARLSLYRFEDVPEYSVSWPGVEASTLYGYMDPRAETNFGVYEEMHWVEIRDAFRRAFGIRDFPKRDMQEPVRVDEFSEWLKELYKKDLKRYEDVIDELTGTKVLTKGKLASTVFSIMKVSPAVNKK, from the coding sequence TTGAGAAAAAAATTTGTTGCTGCAATTTTTATAATTTCTTTGTTTGTCTTATCCCCTGTTGGTGGTCAGGCCATTGCAGAAGAGGCAGAGCCTTACGACATTGTTGTTGTCGGAGCCGGGACGGGCGGATGTGCCGCAGCTATACAGGCAGCCAGGATGGGGATGTCGGTGGCTCTCGTAGAGCAGTCCGACTGGGTCGGAGGACAGATGACCGGTGCCGCAGTAAGTACTATGGATGATAAGACAATGACACGGACCGGAATCTATCTTGAATTTATCAATAGGGTACGTGACTTCTACTCTGCATGGGGAAAAAACGTCAACGTCTGCTACTGGGGAAGCGACACAATTGCTTTTGAGCCATGGGTAGGGCAGAAAATACTGCTGGAGATGCTCGGCGAAACAGGACATGTTAAAGTGATCCTCAAAGCTAAACTTCTATCGGTTAAAAAATCAGGCAACAAAGTTGTTTCGGCTGTTTTTGACGCTGACGGCAAGAATATCAGGTTAAACGCCAAGATATTTATAGATGCCACAGAGTGCGGTGATTTCATCCCGATGACAGGTGCACGTTACCGTGCCGGAAACAGTGTCTCCCCGAAGATAGACAAAGAGGGCATAATCCAGGATATTACTTATACTGCAGTCATTAAGCGATATCCGGGAGGACTTCCTCCGGAACTTAAGGTTTCGGTGCCGCCGCCCGGCTACACAGAATATCTTTTTAAATTCAGGGCTATAATCAGAAAGGACGGGAATACCTGGCCCGGAGAATATCCCTTTGACGTACCGACCCACAACGCCTACCGCGCAATGCCGGACTTGGCAAGCAGGGCTGTTATTGACGGCGGAGATCCGACAACATGGCCATTGGTAACAAAAACTGCAATAAACTGGGCAAATGATTATCCGGGTAAGGACAGCGGCGTACCCGGCCTTTCAGTAGAATTCCTTGAGAGCCGAAATTATCGCCTTTACTCAGAACGCATGGCTATGGCCAAGACCCTGGCGTTCATTTATTACATGCAGCATGAGCTTGGTATGTCCGACTGGTCTGTAGATGACAGGCAGGGCTATGGCGGCTGGTTCAGCAATAACTGGCAGGAGTGGAAGGAGATGCCGGAGCGTTATGCTCCCATCCTTAAGCACTTTCCGCCATTCCCATATGTGCGTGAGAGCAGAAGGATCATCGGCATCACAACGATGACGGTTGATGATATCAGAAAAGACCCGATACTCAAGAGGACCGTTAAGAACATCCCTGACAGCGTTGCACTGGGCGAATATCCAATAGATATTCATGGCAACCACGATACGAAATATTTAGACAAAGATCTCGGTGAAACGGCTGAAAAGATCCCCAATGACGGGCAGGGCGAGGGAGGTCTTTTTCAGATACCTTTCGGTGTCCTGATACCAGAAAAGGTAAACGGACTTCTTGCTGCAGAGAAGAATATCTCCGTTTCGCGCGTAGTTAACGGGACAACGCGCCTCCAGCCTGTCACTATGCTTACGGGACAGGCTGCCGGAGTGATAGCCGCACTGGCGGTTCAACAAAAGGTACAGCCGCGTGCTCTACGCCCTCTCGATGTACAGAGTGAACTGTTGAGGGCTAAGGCGCGCCTCTCCCTTTACCGTTTTGAGGATGTACCGGAATATTCGGTATCATGGCCCGGAGTGGAAGCTTCAACTCTGTACGGCTACATGGATCCACGCGCAGAAACGAACTTCGGTGTATATGAGGAAATGCACTGGGTCGAGATAAGGGATGCCTTCCGCAGAGCCTTCGGCATCAGAGATTTTCCAAAAAGGGATATGCAGGAACCGGTGCGGGTAGATGAATTTTCAGAATGGCTCAAAGAGCTTTACAAAAAAGACCTCAAAAGATATGAGGATGTGATAGATGAACTTACGGGCACAAAGGTGCTGACAAAGGGCAAACTGGCCTCCACTGTGTTCAGCATAATGAAAGTCTCCCCGGCGGTAAACAAGAAATAG